The window GTCATCGGACCCGGCTCAATATGCTTCCCATTTTTATCCAAGATTAGAGCCTCGGTGGTAGTCTTGCCGATGACCGAGACTGGATTCGCGACGATGTAATCCAGCCCTTTTTCTTTTAACTTCTCACCAGCCCTTTTCACATTGTCTTTATCCTCTACCGAAAATCCAATGAATATTCTATCTTTTTTATACGGGCAGAGTGCCTTTAAAATATCCACATTCCTTTCAAGATTCAAAGTTAAATTTTGCGCATGAATTTTACTCTCATTTCTTTGAATTGGTTTGTAATCACCCACCGCCGCATTCATTATCAACACCTCGGACCATTCAATATGCTCTTTTAAAATTTCAAACATCTCTGCTGCAGTGCGCACCCGAAAAATCCCCGATTCGTCCGGCACCGGGATATTCGCCTGACCCATGATCAACCGCATCTCTCCATCCCGACACAAGCCAGCTTCATAAAGCTCCATCGCCATGGTCCCGGAAGCACGATTAGTTATCACCCGCACTGAATCAATATCTTCCTCGGTCCTTCCTCCGGAAATCAGTATTTTCCTGCCATTGAGCGAACGATAATTGCCCACACAAACTAAAATTTTTTTATAAATCCGAGAAACCGCGGGAAACCGACCCTTGCCTATCTTACCTGAAGCCAGCGGACCGGTTTCAGGTTTGAGGATATGAAAGCCATTAGCTATTAACTTTCGTATATTCTCCTGAACAATTTTATTATTCCACATTCCAGAATCCATTGCTGGCACAAAAAGAACGGGCTTCTGAAAAGAGATGATGGTGGTAGAAAGCAAATCGTCACCAATCCCGCTCGCCGCCTTGCCTATTACATTAGCCGTAGCTGGAGCAATGACCAGAATATCCGCCCATTCATTAAGGGCAATATGTTTTATGCCTTTAGTGAGCACAAACTGGTCTATGTAGACTTCGTTTTCCGAAAGAGTCTGGCAGGAAAGGGGCGTAACGAAATTCAATGCTGATTTGGTGAGGATTACACGAACCTCGTGTCCCTCACGTCTCAAGTGTCTTATAAGTTCTAAGGCTTTGTAACCAGCGATAGAACCGGTTATCCCTAAGACTACTTTCAATCTTTGTATTTTATCTTCCCAGCGGATAATTTAATCAACGCCTCTTTTATGGGATTTAAGTTCTTATCAATCAACCCCTGCGATTGGTCGTCCTTAACCTTACGCGCATAAAGAGCCCCTACATTGATCGCCAGATATTTGTTATTTTTATAATGCTCCCAGATTTTTTCGATCGGAAAAATCATAAACCTCCTTTTGTCCCAGAAAATGTAATTTTCGCTTTAAAAAAAGCTATTTCTTAGCGATATATTATATCAAAATCCCCATTAAATGTCAAGCCAGGCAAAAATCCTTCTTATAGATTAACTGCTCAGTAATCGATCCCTTTTCGGGCTCTTATACCCTTTTGAAAATAGTGCTTCACCTCAACGATCTCACTTATCAGGTCTGCATGGGTCCCCAGTATCTCTGGCATATACCTTCCAGTGATAATTAGCTCAGTTTTCTTAGGTATTTTTTTAATAAGCTCAAGTACTTCTTTAATAGAGATTAAACCATAATCCAGCGCCACATTCAATTCATCAAGGATGATGATATCATATTTCCTGCTCTTTATTGCCTCTTTTGCTCTTTCCAATCCCTTTTTAGCGAGTTCAATGTCAATCTTTGCTGGATGGTCACGATCTACAAAATCCGGCCGGCCGTATTGTTCGATCTCAAAATTTTTTAAAAATCTTGCTGCCTTCAATTCACCATAGTTAATTCTGCCCTTCATAAATTGGATCATGAGAACTCTCCTGCCGTGACCTAAAGCACGCAATGCCAAACCCAAGGCTGCTGTTGTTTTGCCCTTTCCGTTTCCAGTGTAGATCTGAATCATAGGTCTTCCTTTAATAAAATCGGGCTGACAGGCAATTCATAATGCCAGCAAATTCAAACCGGTCTCCGCATCTCTCTGACGCACCAACTTTTTTACCAACGGAAATACAATTATCTCCAGTGTCCCGGGAACATAACCTGAAAAGAGATGACCACCAAAGGCGTTGAACTTCTTGCCGGTAATTGTAACATGGATATGGATGACTACCTCCTTTTCAAAATAGGAAATATTGCCCAAGAAACTCGTGAACTCATATTCACCTGGAAATTGTTTTTCAATGTAGGACTTTTTATGGGCATCAAAAAAACCAAGTCTTAGATTCTCACCCACCCCCAAACCATAGAGAAAGGCACCTTTCAGTCTTGTCTTTTGGGCAAAATCCTTCAGACTTTGAACTATCTCAGCACCTTTGGGGAGTCTTAACACATAATAACCCCGCTGTTTTTTATAATACATGATCACTCCTTTTTAAAAGCCCATTCACCCTAAGTCATAATGACGCCTTATTCTCCTTTATTATCCGGCAATCTCCAGCCAGAACCTTCTCAATTCTTCCTTCTGAAAGTGACAGAACCAAAGCGCCATTACCCGCAATATCGATTACCTTTCCGGATATTGTTCCCGCGGGAGTCTCAATTATCACTTTTTTTCCGAACATAATTGTATAGTGTCGCCATTTTTGGATAATTTCGCCAGTCTCTCCCTTTTGTAACAGTTGATACAACTTTTCTATCTCCCGAAAAAGATCGTTAACCACCATCATCTTATCAAGTTTCTTCCGTGTCTCAAGGAATATTGAACTGGCAGTATTTTGCAACTCCTCGGGAAATTCAGCGATATTCAAATTTATCCCCAAACCCATGATTATTGCGAGATCTACCATCTCCACGAGGATTCCAGCAACTTTTTTATCGTTCAAGAGCAAATCGTTAGGCCATTTTATACCGAGGAGGATATCGTAGTTATTGTAAAATGTCTCACATATTGCCACACTGGCAAGAATAGGAATCATAAGTGGTTTATCCGTGAACAGGATGATTGACATATAAATCCCACCTTCTGGAGAATACCATGTGCGTTCGAGTCTACCTTTACCAGCAGTCTGCGTATCCGCAAGAATGACCGTGCCGTCTTTCGCTTCACCGATGATTTTTTTGGCGAATTCGTTGGTGGAATCTATCTCATCAAAGTAGTAAAGTTTAGAACCGATACTCACAAAATTTTAGTGGTGAGGGGTTAAACCAAAATCACAATCAATCTGTTTTCTTAAAGATCATCACGACCACCGTCTTATCATTCCCGCCCATGCTCGAAAGCATTCCGAAAGGTCGCCGTGTATCGATCGTAACCTGACAGTCACCCG of the candidate division WOR-3 bacterium genome contains:
- the cobO gene encoding cob(I)yrinic acid a,c-diamide adenosyltransferase, with the protein product MIQIYTGNGKGKTTAALGLALRALGHGRRVLMIQFMKGRINYGELKAARFLKNFEIEQYGRPDFVDRDHPAKIDIELAKKGLERAKEAIKSRKYDIIILDELNVALDYGLISIKEVLELIKKIPKKTELIITGRYMPEILGTHADLISEIVEVKHYFQKGIRARKGIDY
- a CDS encoding PPC domain-containing DNA-binding protein, which gives rise to MYYKKQRGYYVLRLPKGAEIVQSLKDFAQKTRLKGAFLYGLGVGENLRLGFFDAHKKSYIEKQFPGEYEFTSFLGNISYFEKEVVIHIHVTITGKKFNAFGGHLFSGYVPGTLEIIVFPLVKKLVRQRDAETGLNLLAL
- a CDS encoding biotin--[acetyl-CoA-carboxylase] ligase, which encodes MSIGSKLYYFDEIDSTNEFAKKIIGEAKDGTVILADTQTAGKGRLERTWYSPEGGIYMSIILFTDKPLMIPILASVAICETFYNNYDILLGIKWPNDLLLNDKKVAGILVEMVDLAIIMGLGINLNIAEFPEELQNTASSIFLETRKKLDKMMVVNDLFREIEKLYQLLQKGETGEIIQKWRHYTIMFGKKVIIETPAGTISGKVIDIAGNGALVLSLSEGRIEKVLAGDCRIIKENKASL
- the coaBC gene encoding bifunctional phosphopantothenoylcysteine decarboxylase/phosphopantothenate--cysteine ligase CoaBC, producing MKVVLGITGSIAGYKALELIRHLRREGHEVRVILTKSALNFVTPLSCQTLSENEVYIDQFVLTKGIKHIALNEWADILVIAPATANVIGKAASGIGDDLLSTTIISFQKPVLFVPAMDSGMWNNKIVQENIRKLIANGFHILKPETGPLASGKIGKGRFPAVSRIYKKILVCVGNYRSLNGRKILISGGRTEEDIDSVRVITNRASGTMAMELYEAGLCRDGEMRLIMGQANIPVPDESGIFRVRTAAEMFEILKEHIEWSEVLIMNAAVGDYKPIQRNESKIHAQNLTLNLERNVDILKALCPYKKDRIFIGFSVEDKDNVKRAGEKLKEKGLDYIVANPVSVIGKTTTEALILDKNGKHIEPGPMTKWELANYILDLIT